gtctagTTGGTCCATTGCTCCTGCAGCCATGGTAGCAGAAAGAGCCAAGCCCACTGGCCCCTCCCCTACTTACACCCTCCCCCTTCTGACTGACTCTGCCTTGACACCtcatcttgtttttcttttcttcagggTCGCAGACGAATCTGAGAGAATCAGGGGACCTGCGCTCACAAGGTgcgtttgccccccccccactggctggcTCAGAAAGGGTGGTCCACTCTTGCCTCGGCCGTGACGGCCCTCCAGCAGCACAGGGCACtcccaggagtgtgtgtgtgtctgctcgGCTTGAGGTGCCTTTGTGTGGACCACTGAAATTCCATGGAAGCACCAGAGCCACAGAAAGCATtgccccctcctgagctgcaCATACCTCCATGTTGCCTGTGTGGGGGCAGTAtagtggggagagaagggggtgcCCAGATGTGGCCAGTGGTGTGTGCGTTGGCTGTGCAGGGGTACATGTGTAGGTGCTTTGAAGGGCATGTTTGGAAGTGTCTGCTTCGGGATAGGGGCTCTTCCTTCCTGAAGCGGGTCCCGTCCTCTGCTGCTCCACAGTTGCAATCTACCTTGGCATCAAAAGGAAGCAGAACCCCGGCTGCTCCGATTTACCTGGAATGTGAAGCTCACCAGCACCCGCTCCGCCGAGGCCATCCTGGCCGCCCTCCGCCAGGCTACAGACTCTGCcgcctgctgctgccgccagacGGAGCCCTTTGTCCTGTCCTGCACCCACGAGAAGAGTCCCAGCGAGCAGTTCTGCTGCTTCGAGGTGGAAGTCTGCAGGCTGCAGCGGCTGGGGGGGCTCCACGGGGTGCTCTTCCGGCGCCAGGCGGGGACCTCGCTGGCCTTCCGCAGTTTGGTGGCCAAAATCTCTGACCTGCTGCAACTCTAGGGGCTGGGGAGCGGCCCGGCCGCTCGGTGTCACCTGACCCCACGTGCTGGTGCCCACAGCGCCTGACCCATTACGCCACCACCCTGGCCCTGCGGGTCCCCGAGCAACTCTGGGTCCTGGCCCTACTGTCCAGCAAAGCCAGGAGCTGCTCTGGAGGAGGCCCTGCCAGCCTCCTGGGtgggagaggggttggggtgtTGGAGGGGGCGCCCTCAGGCTCTGTCGTGGGGAGAACTGCCTCTTGCTGCCCACCCAGCGGGAGCCCGGTGCCCCCTTCCCTGGTATAATCCAGCCACActggctgggctgcagcaggaaaTGTAGGGAGGGACTCTGgggcttccttcctcttcctgagcagcaggaatggggggggggggctggcttatATGCACTGTGGCGGTGGGTAGTCTTTGCTGGTGCCTTGATAGCGgactgggggggagggatggagaaTTCTGCGAAGGAGAGCAGTGATGCATCGGCCCCCCTGTGGCTTATTTGCTTGACCTCTACATCTTCCTGCTCTGGGGGGGAGAAACCTCCAGTTGTTGGATTTCCGGCTGTGGCACCCCTGGCACCCCCCTTCTGGCACAGCAAGGGCAGGAGCCCGAGTGGTCCCCTTTTACCCACTGGCAAGTGTTAGTTCCTTCAGAGCCAGCGGTGCGAACCAGCTCAGCTCGTTAAGGTGGCTCCTGTCCTGTTTCGAATTGAGCCGATTTGATTCTGATTAAATGTCCTGCCCAGCGGTGTGATTCTTATGACTGGCCAGGCTGCCGAGAGGTTctgacccccacccaccccccaaatcgCATCCAAGCTGCGGCAGCCAGCCTGGTCAAGCAAAGGCACCAAACTGTCACTGGAAGGGCAGATCAAAACCAGTAGCCTCAACGGGGCGTCTTCTGGTGCGAGGTCAGGCAAGATAGTGAGAGCAGCGCCAGGCAGGGCAGGCAAGGGGCAGTGTGTCCTCCCCCAGCACCCAGATGGGGTCCCATTCTGTGGGTTTTCACTGGTGCTCAGCCCCTGGCAGCAGGATTGGTACAAGGCTTTCCTGGTCTTGGGTGGTGGCCACTGGCCGTTGTGCCGTTCTAGGGATGTTGCAGCTCCTTGCCCAGCTGGAGGGAGGGGGTCTTCTGCCTCGTCTCTCTCTTCCAGCAGTGGGCAGGCCCCTCACTGCCATCACGCAAGCCGCCACCCCCATTGCTGGACTCCAGAAGCCCCGGTGCTGAGACTGTGCTCCAGAGGAGGCTGGCCCTCCAGGGGTTGGTTCAAGGGCTCCAGTCAATCATCCCGCTAGCCGGACACCCCACTGGACCTGGGCCACATGTTGCTGAGGAAGGCTCTGCTCTGGAAGGGCAGAGGGCGGGAGGGCGCACTTGCCACATGCTGCATCTCATGCAATGGGTGGACGGACGGGCAGCCGTTGTGCCCCCTACATGGCAGTCAGGCGCCACACCGTGCCCCAAACTGGGTGCTGGAAACTGGGGGGCAGCGGCTGGGAGGGGCCTGGTGGCCGGCTGAGAATTGGGGTCTGGTCTCAGATGGTGGAACGGCAGCTGAgtgagctgggggtggggcttgGGGCAGTCCCATCccaatcctgggggggggggttggttggagCTCACAGGGTACTCGCCCTGGCCATCTAATGATGCTAAGCTGGGCAGCTTTTGTGGGGAAAATTGAGTGGgtttccttcctctcttcctgcttccaccctcccctgctccccaCAATTCCCTCCCTTCCTTGCCCCCCAGTCCTGCCTGTTTGGCCTCCCCCCATCTGTACAGACTCCCCTGTAAATAATAGTCCAGTTAGCGCCCCGTATCACTGGGTAGAGATATTAACGAGCCAGCCCTGAGCCTTGGGACGGTTGTAAGTTATTCCAGCCCCAGAGCGACGGTCTGTACCAAACCCTGAATAAATGTAGAGAGCCTCTGGCGGTGCCCCACGTTGTCCTTTCTGCGCCCAAGTGGGGACGGAGCTGCCTTCTGAAAACGAGTGAAAACGGGGGTTGAATGTTGCTGGGCCAATGGGACCCTCTAGTCTTaagcagaggtgtgtgtgtgttgggattACAGGGGTGTGAGAGGCATTCAGAGGTGCTTTGTCGTTGCTTTTTCTTCTGGGGGTTGAGAGTGGGGGTTCTGCTGCAGGGGAGCCTGTGTCTGGACTGGggagcaccaggacgcaggttgtgtcttgtgtgctccctggggcgtttggtgggctgctgtgagacacaggaagctggactagatgggcctgtggcctgatccagtgaagcttttcttatgttcttaactacaattcccaggaagccttgcaggtctcttgttatctggtgtgctccctggggcgtttggtgggccgctgtgagatacaggaagctggactagatgagcctctgccctgatccagtggggctcttcttatgagccTGTGCCCTTCTCCAATTCTTCACTGGCCTGAGCCTGGCTGGCCAGGGTGACATGGAAGGAGCTGCCCCAACTAGACCATGGGTGTCAAACTGAGAGCGTGgtactagtgggggggggggcaacagtggTTTGCTGAGCTTGGCATTTCCTAAGTGGTCTGGCCCCTTTTTGTCCAGGGTTGTGGCTGGAGCTTTCCCAGCCTGGCTGAGCCTGCAGCCTCTTTCAGGCAAGACTGTCTCTGAGCTGTGCTGCTCCCATTTCAGGCCCTTAggctctcccccacccactgccATCCCCCAAGTTGtgtcttccaccccacccccacaagtgGGCCTTTCTTCACTGTGTGTTTCACAGGTTCCAGCCTCCGGGTTGCCACCAGAGTTGGAAATGTTCGTGTGTCCCAACAGGACTTGATGTCCTCTAACCAAGCAAGCCTTGTGGAGACCACCAAAGCTGCGTGTGCTCCTCACCTGGAGGCTCCTGGCCAGTTCACAGGGTTGACAAGACTGGGGTCAGATCTTAAAGTCAGAGGAAGCCCAGGCTTTAAGGCCTCTGTGATATCCCACTTCTAAGCGAAGGCTACCAGCCCCACAAGCAAAGGTCTGGGACAAAAGGCAGCTTCATCCTTACCCCTTGCAGAGTGCCACTTCTAGGGGGTCCAActaccttctcccctccccagcagtgtTCAAGAAAAGACAGACAAGCACCACCTTTTTCTAAGGGAGGCAAGGCTCTGGGGGCCAGCGGTTTTATTAGCTGCGTCCACTATGGCTTCCCGGCTgtcagagggaggcagcagcccGCCAGGCCCTCACCGCTCCTGGGTAGGAGCAGTGAGGATGCCCGGAGCCACTGCAGCCAGTGGCAGGATTGGGGTCACCCCCCGGAGTCCAAGCCTTGCCCCACATGGTTGGTCGGGGCAACAGGCGCACCCCTCACTTCTGGGCAGGCATCATGTCATCGATGGATTGGCCCTTCTCCAGCCTCTTCTCCATCTCCACCATCAACTTCACACCATCCACCACCAGCTGCACCTGCTCCACCTCAGAGGAGCCCAAACGGTCAGCGTTGGAGATGTCGAAGACTGCACCCACAGCCTCGGTGTCCACACcacctgcatggggggggggagctgctgtcAAGAGAAGGCCCCCATCCACCCAGAACCAGACTGGTCCTTGTCTCCCCCACTGGCTGGCACCATCCACGCAGGGGTCACACTAAtgtcacctctcccccccccccagaagtgaaGCTAACATGCTTTGCTGAACCTGTCTGTTTTTAGGGGCCATTCATACTTCAGTGTGTGCGGATCCCTAAGTGCACACGCAGGGCCTGGCCACTGGATCACACCATAGTGGATCCCTTCACTCCGACATCCTGAGACCCACAGTTGCCAGCCAACTAGACCTTCAGGAAGCCCCAAGCAGGTCAGGAAAGCCACAGCCTCCCAACCCCTTCTTCATTTGCTGACTGGTGCAGATGATATTGGGAGGGGGCCCACAGCATAAGGGAGCAATAAACAGAGCCCGCTTTTGCAAAAGCCTTTAGGTTCATTCTCCCCCTTGAAATTATTTTAGGaccagggagaggaggaggaagctggacTGGTCACTCCTCTCTTTGGCAGGTCCCCGCCTGGCCAGGCTTCTCACCTGTGCCACGTTTCTGCAGACGGAGACGTTTGAGGATCTCCTCAAATTTGGGGTGCTTGCTGAGGTGGGCCAGCTTGACATGGACACCCCCGCGCAGGCCAGTGCCCAGGTTGGAAGGGCAGGTCAGAATGTAGCCCAAGTGCTTGTTCCAGCTGAAGGGGTGGCCGGCCGCCTTGAAGATCTCCTCGATCTTTTCCGGGAGAGAAGCGAGAAGCCCTGCATTACTTACCTGCTGgtctgccaccagcccaggatgCCCCCCTCCCTTTGAGCCCAAGTGCCTGGCATCTCCATGACCCGTGTGGCCACTGGAATAAGCCAGGGGCTGGCTGCCCCTTGCCAGTGCTCACCTTCTGCAGCCCGACACAGAAGCGCCGGAAGACCTCCTTCATGTTGCCGCCCTTCTGCATGGAGATGACACGGAGATGGTCCTCCTCGTTCACCCACACCAGGAAGGTCTTGTTGTCATTGTGCCTGAGGAGCAGAGAGTGCACTTGCCACAGAGCCTCCTTGGGAACAGAAGGCCTGGCGTGCCCTGCAGGGTCTGCTTTCCCGGTACTCGAGTTAGTTGGGGAGAACTAAAGTGCTTTGAGCTGCACTAGCAAATGACCCTTCAGCTGGAGGCAGAAGCTATAATGGACCCTCTAATTAAAGGGATGGGGTGCCTTGGTGGGCGTTCCTGAAgctggttgtgggggggggggctgcttaatGGCTGGTCATGCCGTTTGACATGGAgtcaaagcaagcaagcaacctTCTCTTGTTGCCTCTGGCCATGTTCAGAGCAGGACAATCCCCCTGGCTTTGGTGGCAGTGTTGAGCTCTCCGTGGCTGTGGGCAGGTCTCTCCCCTCCCATACATGTAGCTAAAGCCATTGAAGCTGGCTTGCCATGCTTTGTGGTAGTGAATGCAACTTATCAGTGCAGAGGATATGTGGGGGGAGTCTGTGAGCCAGATTGGGCCCAGGGGTacttggtttccccccccccgcctcccccggAACTTAGAGCCAGAACCCAGCTTCCACAGCCCACCACCCTAAACTCCTTGCTCCACAtcaagcccctcccccttgggtcTTGCCTGCTCTGGCGCAGGGCAGGGACTCACCAGATGCCCCTGGCATCAGGCCAGTCACGGGCCATGCCGGAGGCCAGCAGCAGGGGTGAGACTGGCTTgtcaaacaggaagtggtcatcAATGAGTTGCTGCTGTTCTGCATCGGTCATGCTCTTGAGGGGGTAATACTTGCCCTTGAACTCTCCCGTCAGGCTGTTCAAGGCTGTGGAAGGGGAGGGAAACAAAATGGAGGCCATGAAATTAGGATGTCAGAAGGTCCTGCTTGCCTGCAGCTGACAGCACTTGTGTGCTCCTTTGGAGGTTCTCCTGGCACACAATTGTGGCCCATCGCATCCTGCCACAATTCCCCTCTGCTCTTGTCTCCCtcatctgtctgtgacagatcaggagagagatcttggggtgctggtggacagctcaatgaaagtgtcggcccaatgagcagcggcagtgaagaaggcctgGGATCATTAATTAACAATAAAATGGCTAAAATTATAATATCATTGTATTATgccaaattgatggtaaggccacacctggagtattgcgtccagttctggttgccacatctcaaaaaggacatagtggaaatagaaaaggtgcaaaagagagcgactaagatgattactgggctggggcaccttccttatgaggaaaggctacagtgtttggggctcatcagcctagaaaagaggcgcctgagaggggacatgattgagacatacaaaattatgcaggggatggacagagtggatagagacactCATttcccacaacaccagaaccaagggccatccactgaaattgagtgtggggagagttagggggacagacaaaagaaaatatttctttacccagcatgtaatcagtctgtggaactccttgctacacaaagtggtgatagcatctggtctagatgcctttaaaaggggactggaaaagtttctggaggaaaagtccatcacaggttataagccgtgatgggtatgtgcaacctcctaattttagaagtaggctaccacagaatgccaggtacaacggagtggcaacaggatgccaGTCTCACGTGATCTtgtgtgaggcatctggtgggccactctgagatgcaggaagctggacaagatgggcttttggccagtgggctcttcttatgtctgcCTGCCTTAGCTCTTGGCCTGCCCCTTAAAAAGCTTTTAAAGCTCCCAAGGAGCTTTTAAAGAAACAAATTCTTATTCTCAAGTGTGTAGCTTTGCTGCCAACACCAGGGGTTCAAGTGGcagttgcccccctccccatgcccacaTCCCCTTTGGCCCTGGGAGGGTTGTTCTTGCCCTCTTACCGGTGATGGCGAGTTTCTCCACAGCACGGCGCTCCCCGCggctgcagtgggggggcagagtGAATCCTTTGATGGTGCGGCCAGTCCGGACACGGCTGCTGAGCACATAGTTGGGGTCCAGATCATCTCCACCCTtcagggaagggaaagggggcGTTGTCAGGTTGTGCATCTCACCACCAGCCACTCTGCTTGCGCTGAGCCCAGCATTGCCCACTCTCTCCAGGGTCCCAGGCAGAGGAgagtctctcccaccccctgcggcCCGATCCTCTCAGCTGCCAGGGGTTGAAGCCAAGACCCTCAGCATGTAAACTGcaacattctctccccccccccgccccgcaccACGTACTCTTTCCTCTAGGCTCTGACCTTCAGGTTCTCATGGTTGAGATCCGTCTTGTGCATGTCAGTGGGCTTGTAGCCACCATGACGGTCCTGGATGACGGGGTCAAAAAGTGCGCTGAAGACATCATAGCACTCGTCATCACCAGCCACGCAGCCAACGGTCATGATGTAGGGATGACCTGTGTGCATAGGAAGGAGGAGTCATTGGACGGGGGGCCAGCACGGAGAAGGCACTGTAGCAGTGGTCGTGGGGACTGGTTTGTGGTGGTTCCTCACAGCTGTCTGGCAACCGCCCCACTGGTGCTGCTAGTCCCCAAGGCAGAATGAAGCAAGAGTCTGCTGTGAACTGGGAGGAGACCCAGCATGGGCACCATTTAGATTCCGGCTTCCAGGACCAAAACGTCAGTTGTACTTGATCCATCCATAACCACCTCCTATGAATGGTCATTGTGCTACTCCCGCACACCCCCCTCCACCAGCAGAAGCATCTGGTGAAAAATGGAAAGCAGTCACTGAAAAACCTGCATTGGAAAAGGGGGGAGGTGGAAATGCATTTCAGAGAGATCAATCTCCTGGTCTGGTCACTGAACAAAAGTCGAATGAGAGCAAGTGACGGGGGATGTGCTGCGTTGCGATGACTCAGAAACTCAGGTGTGAGGGGGAGGCTCAATGGCACATGAACTTCGGTACAGCGGTCTTAGGGAGGTCACAAGTTTGAACCCATGGCATTGATGCTGGCGCACTGCGGTGCTTGAAATAACTTATGGTGACACCAGGGCCCCTTTTCTAGTTTTCAGATGCATGTTGTGGACAGGGCTGACCTGAGACCTCCCTGCACCGGAGGCAGCCTGTCCAATgctggccccctccccacctggagatgcgccagcctctcctcctcccacttcctggatcgGAACAGTGGGTTGGTGGAAGAAGTGTGGAGAGGGGAGAGTTTCCAATGCTTTAGCCTacccttctccacacttcctcttccaggcCAGAGAGCTGGCgcagaagcagtggaggtgagtgcgCAGAGTGTTCTCCGCTAgtctgctgcctaaggcagctgcctcagttggctgcatagatgggccagccctggccaaTTTCACTGAGATCTGTGAATGCAGCAGGGTACAGTCTGAACCTTGAGCAAATGTGCTTGAGGCCCCTGGATCAAAACACAGCTGGTTTTAAGCTCCTCTCTTCAAATCTGAACCCAACTTTCCCCCACCGGGACTATCCATCATCTTGCTCAGGAATGGCCATCAGTGGCCTTGCAGCAACTCTTCTCTCTCCACTCGTTCTCCAAAAAATGTTTGCAAGTTGTAAGAAATGGAGATTCCACATCCTGCTTGGGGATTCTGCATGTGATGTATGTGACAGCTGGTTGATGCACCACTTTCTGTAGCATACATTTGCATTTGTAGAACATTGGTTTTTAAAGTGGCTAATACAGGCCTCGTCAGGGAACGCCTCTCCTGAGATGTTCTGTGTTATCTGCAGTTCTTGCAAACCCCAAATTGCACAATGCCGCCCCCCCAGCTACTGCCTGGAGAACAGTAGGGCTCTCATGGTGACAGAGGTTGGCCACTCTTCACCTCATTAATGCTTGACTTCCCAGAGAAAGAATTCTGTGTGACCTGCAGTCCTGACTCCAGTGTGTGCCACAAGAGGTAGTCCCACTGCTGCCTTGCTGGGGATCCTTGCTGGGTGTCATCAAGGCAGCTGGGCTctgtctcttcccccaccctacaTCCCTCCAAACCAGCCACCAGAGGGAGATAAGAAGTCAGACCATAGAAAATTTCAGGGGAGAATATGTGTGCTTGGCGTTCTACTAATACTTGGTCTATACATAGAAAAGGAAAAACTTGGTGGCCTTTTGTGCCGCCTGAGCACTGAGGTTCTGGAAGATGGGACCCACCTGGGTTGTCCACGCCTGTCTGGATGACATCGTCCACGGTgcagccgctggaggtctccttctcACGCAGCTGCTTGTAGATTTCCAAGGTGAGGGCCTTGGCCATGTGGTTGTTGTGCTTGCTGAGGTCGGGGAACTCGTCCTCTGCCTTGTAGTTCAGCTTGTGCTTGTTGTGGGTGTTTCCGAAAGGCATGGTGGCGGCTGATGGGACGAGACCTGCAGGCAGGcacagggagagggaagaagtGGTTGGCTtgtggtgagagagagaggctcACATTGGGACCCCTCTGTTCTGGCAGAGCCCAACTGGGGAGGAAATGAATCGATGCCTTTGTGTACAAAAGGCTAGCACAGATTTGCTTGTGAAGATGTACTGTTGGGACTGAGAAAATGGGTAATTAATTTCTAGTAGCCTGCTCCTGTGggacacaggaggaggaggaataagaTACTGCATCGGACGTTCGTATCACAGACTGTTGTCTTAAATGTTTCCATCCCCAGGACAGAAGATCAAGTTGTGAAATGGGAAAATAGGAAGCCAGTCGTTGTTTAGTTGAATAAGCTTCACTTTACAAACTGACCAAAAAGCTATAAAGAGTGGAAAGCTAACATTCTAAGTTTGGAATGGAGATATTTTTGGAGGTGGACTTTCAACAAGTGCCACCGTCTCTGCTTCTCCCCAAGTCAAGTTGGCCTTTGCCTCCTCTGGGACACCAGCTCAGCCTTTGCTCAGGGTAGAAGAAGCTGCCTGGATCGGACCAGGCAGTGGCCCTTTGGCCCCTGTGTCCTAGGACTGGAGGAGGTCTCCAAGCTCTTCGGGAAGTGTTGGGGATTGAAAAGGGACTTTGGGCACAGCAATACTGAACTTAATGATGGGCCCTCTCAGGGGCCAGAGTTCGCTTCATGCCCATCTATTAGAAGACAGCCCACTTGTCCATCTTGCTCAAGCCCCAGCACCGCTCACTGGAAAGGAACGTTGTGCAGTGGTGAGGGCAGTGCCAGTGTCAAAAATGCCAAGGGGTCAAAGATGACAAGGCAGCAAGTGCCAAGGGGGCAAGGGAGTGGGGCTGCACAGAGGCCACCACTCCTATCCAGTTGCCACCAGTGGAAAGCATTGGATAATTTTAGCTGCCAGCCCTTTGGAAACCGAGTTATTTATAGCTGCTGGTTGTGTCCACAAAAGGACCCTGCTTGCGCCTGCTGGTGCAGAGCAGCACTTCAGCTGAGCCCACATTCCTGGGGCTCCTTTCGCAGTCAGGCATCTCTTGGGCCAGGAGAAGAACGGAAATCCAACATGGAGAGAGAGGGGTGTTCTGCAGTGGGGAAAAGGCACTCGGCGGGTTGCAGAGACGACCCCCAACCCCACACCCTTTTCCCCTGCCAGCAACATGCAGGCAGTGATGACTGCCCGAGCAAGGACACTGCTCGGACCCCGAGCAAGGACACTGGCAAGGTCAGGGGGGAAGATCACCTCTTCAGCGCCTTTCTGGGCTGCCCCTAGCCTGGTGCTGCCAAGAGCCTCTCTGCAACCTTCTGGTTGGTCGGCCTTCCGACCACAGATGCCCCTGCCCAGGGATTCCTGCTGACACCCCAAACTTGCAATCCCCCCTTGAGTCTGCTCAAGTGAGAGAGTTCTTTCTGCAAAGTTAATACTGCGTTGGTGAAGGTGGTGTTTAGGGCAGGGAACGACTGCCTCCTTCCTTGTAAGGCACATGCACCTGTCCCCGTCCCTTGGACTCCCGGCCCCCCCATCCCCTAGAAGGCAAGGTACCTGACAGGGAGAATCAAAGCCTGCGCTGCCTCTTCTTGCTCCAGTACAAAGGGTGACCCAAGAGTCTGGCTCAAGGACCTGGGAATATATACCCTGAGCCTCGCTCCCATTGGCcagcagctgacaagcagctgGCCTGCGATTGGGCACTGCTTTCCAGTTTGGCTCAACATTTGGGTAGGTGTCTTCCGATCTGGCCTGGCAGCAGAGTCTTCACCCCGATGGAGTGAAAGGGGCACCAGTGGGGCTccaattttccttctctctctgcgGAGTTGAGACCCTGCCACAAAAAAGAAAGACGTGGCCCAAGAACATGAGCAATGATAGCAAAAAAGGGTTCCTTGGAGTGTGTGCAGGGGATTTCCCCACATCCAGCTAGGGACAGATGAGGGGAGAAGGTCTGCTGAGGTGGGCTGGGCACCTGGGGATCTCTAGATGCAGAAATGCTTGGaagctccctgcccctcccccaacagtCCTCTCCAGACCtccaggcagaacaggggggcaTCTCTTGTACCTTGTAAGTCAGATCAGAGTTCTACAGGGGCCAGAGTTCTGACAGGGGCCCTGTAGGGGCCCTGTAAGTCAGTTCTTGGAGAGAGGCTTCTCCAAGGCCACATCTGGCCATCATGGTAGTGCAGGTGGCAAGATGCCGGCTTCTCTCCACTACTCTTGCCCAGAATGGGGACAAACTGGGGGGAATATAGCAGTGCTGTCAGGCAAGAGAGTGGAATAAAAATACTTGCAGAGGAGCTGTGAAGTGACAGTGCTGAGATTCTGGAGCAAGCTAAGGGGTGCCTAAAAATAGGGAGTCGCTGACAACTAATAGGGAGCAAGGAGAACCCACattccagtctctgcagcagaTTCAGAGGATGGTCTTGGCCAAGTTGCTTGTCTCTGAAAGGTGAAGAAAGttgtggtgtgtgttgggggggggggggcaggaaacagAACTATAGCATCCAATAAATTTAAAGAATTTTTGCCATATACTAGAGTGTCACAAGATAGGTGCAAAGACCATCTTTAAACTAGTCTAAAGGCTAGCAGGG
This sequence is a window from Tiliqua scincoides isolate rTilSci1 chromosome 10, rTilSci1.hap2, whole genome shotgun sequence. Protein-coding genes within it:
- the CKM gene encoding creatine kinase M-type, which produces MPFGNTHNKHKLNYKAEDEFPDLSKHNNHMAKALTLEIYKQLREKETSSGCTVDDVIQTGVDNPGHPYIMTVGCVAGDDECYDVFSALFDPVIQDRHGGYKPTDMHKTDLNHENLKGGDDLDPNYVLSSRVRTGRTIKGFTLPPHCSRGERRAVEKLAITALNSLTGEFKGKYYPLKSMTDAEQQQLIDDHFLFDKPVSPLLLASGMARDWPDARGIWHNDNKTFLVWVNEEDHLRVISMQKGGNMKEVFRRFCVGLQKIEEIFKAAGHPFSWNKHLGYILTCPSNLGTGLRGGVHVKLAHLSKHPKFEEILKRLRLQKRGTGGVDTEAVGAVFDISNADRLGSSEVEQVQLVVDGVKLMVEMEKRLEKGQSIDDMMPAQK